The Brassica napus cultivar Da-Ae chromosome C7, Da-Ae, whole genome shotgun sequence genome has a segment encoding these proteins:
- the LOC106409769 gene encoding triacylglycerol lipase 1 isoform X1 codes for MKWLLVAVLTAVTISSAVTQSHILLGSPVNSLCTDLIHPAGYSCTEHTIQTKDGYILALQRVASPAQNLTLQYGPPVLLQHGLFMAGDVWFLDSPKESLGFILADHGFDVWVGNVRGTRYSYGHVTFSETDKEFWDWSWQDLAMYDLAEMVQYMYSLANSKIFLVGHSQGTIMSFAALTQPRVAEMVEAAALLCPISYLDHVTAPLVERMVFMHLDQMVVALGLHQINFRSETLVKLVDSLCEGHMDCTDFLSSITGENCCFNASRIEYYLDYEPHPSSVKNLRHLFQMIRKGSFAQYDYGFLKNILTYGTSKPPEFELGLIPASLPMWMGYGGSDLLADVTDVERTLAELPSRPELLYLENYGHIDFVLSTSAKEDVYKHMIQFFRARKKSSIW; via the exons ATGAAGTGGTTACTTGTCGCCGTGTTGACCGCTGTTACGATTTCTTCCGCCGTGACACAATCTCATATCCTCCTTGGATCTCCGGTCAACTCTCTCTGCACTGACCTCATTCATCCGGCCGGTTACTCCTGCACCGAACACACT ATTCAAACGAAAGATGGGTACATACTAGCTCTTCAACGCGTGGCTTCTCCTGCTCAGAATCTAACACTTCAGTATGGTCCACCTGTTCTGCTTCAGCACGGTCTATTTATG GCTGGAGACGTGTGGTTCTTGGATTCCCCTAAAGAGTCATTAGGCTTCATTCTTGCAGATCATGGGTTCGATGTTTGGGTAGGAAACGTTCGTGGTACGCGCTATAGTTACGGGCATGTAACTTTCTCTGAAACTGACAAG GAATTTTGGGATTGGAGTTGGCAAGATTTGGCTATGTATGACTTGGCAGAAATGGTTCAGTATATGTATTCACTTGCAAACTCCAAAATCTTCCTTGTTGGACATTCTCAG GGGACTATCATGTCTTTTGCTGCTCTTACTCAGCCACGTGTTGCGGAAATGGTTGAAGCAGCTGCGTTGCTTTGTCCAATATCGTATTTGGATCATGTCACAGCTCCACTTGTAGAAAGAATGGTTTTTATGCATCTCGATCAG ATGGTCGTTGCTCTTGGCCTGCATCAAATAAACTTTCGAAG TGAGACTTTAGTTAAACTTGTTGACTCGTTATGCGAAGGGCATATGGATTGCACTGATTTCCTCTCATCCATAACAG GGGAGAATTGTTGTTTCAATGCCTCGAGGATAGAATACTATCTAGATTACGAGCCTCACCCATCATCTGTGAAGAACTTGCGGCATCTTTTCCAAA TGATTCGGAAGGGGAGCTTTGCACAATATGATTACGGCTTTCTAAAAAACATATTGACTTATGGGACATCAAAACCTCCGGAATTCGAACTTGGCCTCATTCCGGCATCATTACCAATGTGGATGGGGTACGGTGGAAGTGATCTTTTAGCAGACGTGACGGATGTGGAACGTACTCTCGCCGAGCTACCTTCGAGACCAGAGTTGCTATATCTTGAGAATTATGGTCACATTGATTTTGTGCTTAGCACAAGTGCGAAAGAAGATGTGTATAAGCACATGATTCAATTCTTCAGGGCGAGGAAAAAGTCCAGTATTTGGTAA
- the LOC106409769 gene encoding triacylglycerol lipase 1 isoform X2, with translation MKWLLVAVLTAVTISSAVTQSHILLGSPVNSLCTDLIHPAGYSCTEHTIQTKDGYILALQRVASPAQNLTLQYGPPVLLQHGLFMAGDVWFLDSPKESLGFILADHGFDVWVGNVRGTRYSYGHVTFSETDKEFWDWSWQDLAMYDLAEMVQYMYSLANSKIFLVGHSQGTIMSFAALTQPRVAEMVEAAALLCPISYLDHVTAPLVERMVFMHLDQLVFCDLSETLVKLVDSLCEGHMDCTDFLSSITGENCCFNASRIEYYLDYEPHPSSVKNLRHLFQMIRKGSFAQYDYGFLKNILTYGTSKPPEFELGLIPASLPMWMGYGGSDLLADVTDVERTLAELPSRPELLYLENYGHIDFVLSTSAKEDVYKHMIQFFRARKKSSIW, from the exons ATGAAGTGGTTACTTGTCGCCGTGTTGACCGCTGTTACGATTTCTTCCGCCGTGACACAATCTCATATCCTCCTTGGATCTCCGGTCAACTCTCTCTGCACTGACCTCATTCATCCGGCCGGTTACTCCTGCACCGAACACACT ATTCAAACGAAAGATGGGTACATACTAGCTCTTCAACGCGTGGCTTCTCCTGCTCAGAATCTAACACTTCAGTATGGTCCACCTGTTCTGCTTCAGCACGGTCTATTTATG GCTGGAGACGTGTGGTTCTTGGATTCCCCTAAAGAGTCATTAGGCTTCATTCTTGCAGATCATGGGTTCGATGTTTGGGTAGGAAACGTTCGTGGTACGCGCTATAGTTACGGGCATGTAACTTTCTCTGAAACTGACAAG GAATTTTGGGATTGGAGTTGGCAAGATTTGGCTATGTATGACTTGGCAGAAATGGTTCAGTATATGTATTCACTTGCAAACTCCAAAATCTTCCTTGTTGGACATTCTCAG GGGACTATCATGTCTTTTGCTGCTCTTACTCAGCCACGTGTTGCGGAAATGGTTGAAGCAGCTGCGTTGCTTTGTCCAATATCGTATTTGGATCATGTCACAGCTCCACTTGTAGAAAGAATGGTTTTTATGCATCTCGATCAG CTTGTATTCTGTGATCTCAGTGAGACTTTAGTTAAACTTGTTGACTCGTTATGCGAAGGGCATATGGATTGCACTGATTTCCTCTCATCCATAACAG GGGAGAATTGTTGTTTCAATGCCTCGAGGATAGAATACTATCTAGATTACGAGCCTCACCCATCATCTGTGAAGAACTTGCGGCATCTTTTCCAAA TGATTCGGAAGGGGAGCTTTGCACAATATGATTACGGCTTTCTAAAAAACATATTGACTTATGGGACATCAAAACCTCCGGAATTCGAACTTGGCCTCATTCCGGCATCATTACCAATGTGGATGGGGTACGGTGGAAGTGATCTTTTAGCAGACGTGACGGATGTGGAACGTACTCTCGCCGAGCTACCTTCGAGACCAGAGTTGCTATATCTTGAGAATTATGGTCACATTGATTTTGTGCTTAGCACAAGTGCGAAAGAAGATGTGTATAAGCACATGATTCAATTCTTCAGGGCGAGGAAAAAGTCCAGTATTTGGTAA
- the LOC125590707 gene encoding uncharacterized protein LOC125590707 has protein sequence MIKLLMEMVDGVAYNNIDEIHFNKGYLVDLSKDARREFSGVVYHEVVHSLLSNGMGQAPVCIIKRIADYVRLKEDHAPDHWVGSGGGDKWDKGYDVTSRFLEYCNELMDVFVVELHKKMNDGYSENIKNNFMRYIWFST, from the coding sequence ATGATCAAATTATTGATGGAGATGGTGGACGGTGTGGCGTACAACAATATAGATGAGATACACTTCAACAAAGGTTATCTCGTGGATTTATCGAAAGATGCTAGAAGGGAATTTAGTGGAGTGGTTTATCATGAGGTTGTTCATTCTTTGCTATCGAATGGTATGGGACAGGCTCCGGTTTGTATTATCAAAAGGATAGCGGACTATGTGAGGCTAAAAGAGGATCATGCTCCAGATCACTGGGTAGGATCCGGTGGTGGTGATAAGTGGGACAAGGGTTATGACGTTACTTCAAGGTTCTTGGAATATTGTAATGAGCTGATGGATGTGTTCGTTGTGGAGTTGCATAAGAAGATGAATGATGGATAtagtgaaaatattaaaaataattttatgaggTATATATGGTTTTCAACATGA